Proteins encoded in a region of the Haloarcula sp. CBA1129 genome:
- a CDS encoding DUF5806 family protein gives MTEGAPPDETDVEAADDGSAGHQPAAADDGADDGTDTVVDDSGDSTTEETAPAESASETAVSAASDVPADVQKYDRFKKIEGGTYDRANDFLRDRTYITAREWAIARLCADFRTETGVEMTKIGENLPELVPFMTDTYTPQAVNQARAAFEDKVRKAGATFLYGAMCDFFTAEDLDDVMYEATEVAKFLLEVEGVDLAVEDEMEAEDRISSVMREVREQSAALRHDEVCCPECGNKFEVDE, from the coding sequence ATGACTGAGGGCGCACCGCCGGACGAGACGGATGTCGAGGCGGCAGACGATGGGTCGGCCGGACACCAGCCGGCGGCCGCGGACGACGGGGCCGACGACGGCACCGACACCGTGGTAGACGACTCCGGTGATTCGACCACCGAGGAGACAGCACCGGCCGAGTCAGCCAGCGAGACGGCGGTGTCGGCAGCCAGTGATGTCCCCGCCGACGTACAGAAGTACGACCGCTTCAAGAAAATCGAGGGCGGGACATACGACCGCGCGAACGATTTCCTGCGTGACCGGACGTACATCACCGCCCGCGAGTGGGCCATCGCCCGCCTCTGTGCCGACTTCCGGACCGAAACGGGCGTCGAGATGACGAAAATCGGGGAGAACCTCCCAGAGCTCGTCCCGTTCATGACAGACACGTACACGCCACAGGCGGTCAATCAGGCCCGCGCCGCGTTCGAGGACAAGGTCAGGAAGGCCGGGGCAACGTTCCTCTACGGCGCGATGTGTGACTTCTTCACCGCCGAGGACCTCGACGACGTGATGTACGAGGCAACGGAGGTCGCGAAGTTCCTGCTCGAAGTCGAGGGCGTCGACCTCGCCGTCGAGGACGAGATGGAGGCCGAAGACCGGATCTCCTCGGTGATGCGGGAGGTCCGCGAGCAGTCGGCGGCGCTGCGACACGACGAGGTGTGTTGTCCGGAGTGTGGCAACAAGTTCGAGGTAGATGAGTAG
- a CDS encoding lipoate--protein ligase family protein, with protein MRLLRGRATDPNTDFERTREMAATVAADREPALRVWRPNRQVAFGRRDANSNGYDRACRAARDRGYTVIERAVGGRAVAYTGSTVSFSLAVPTEDPRGTIDDRYEWAKAAVKRALDDCGIAVRTGEPDASFCPGSHSLQANGKIAGLAQRVRQSVAVVGGIVVVRDHEAIAAVLAPIYEALDVSFDPQSVGSVANAGGTDDPERVITALERSLADGRDVSVSAIRET; from the coding sequence ATGCGTCTGCTACGGGGTCGCGCCACTGACCCGAACACTGACTTCGAGCGGACCCGCGAGATGGCGGCGACGGTTGCCGCGGACCGCGAACCGGCCCTTCGGGTCTGGCGACCGAACAGACAGGTCGCGTTCGGCCGCCGTGACGCGAACAGCAACGGCTACGACCGGGCGTGTCGAGCCGCTCGCGACCGGGGGTACACCGTTATCGAGCGCGCCGTGGGGGGTCGCGCTGTCGCCTATACTGGGTCAACCGTCTCGTTCTCCCTCGCCGTCCCGACCGAGGACCCGCGGGGGACCATCGACGATCGCTACGAGTGGGCCAAAGCCGCTGTGAAGCGCGCGCTCGACGACTGCGGTATCGCCGTTAGGACGGGCGAACCGGACGCCTCGTTCTGTCCGGGGAGCCATTCGCTGCAGGCGAACGGTAAAATCGCGGGACTCGCTCAGCGCGTCCGCCAATCCGTGGCCGTTGTCGGTGGCATCGTCGTCGTTCGAGACCACGAGGCTATCGCCGCGGTGTTGGCTCCCATTTACGAGGCGCTTGATGTCTCGTTCGACCCACAGAGCGTCGGCAGCGTCGCCAATGCTGGTGGAACCGACGACCCTGAGCGAGTTATCACGGCGCTGGAGCGATCGCTGGCAGACGGCCGTGACGTGTCGGTGAGTGCTATCCGAGAGACTTAG
- a CDS encoding ABC transporter permease codes for MSTDTETRGTLGRLRASPFLADLLTNRLAVVGLTIILSMAAVAIYARVTYDFGALTSSQLGTEIADRAPPGWLGPAPANQQLFGTDAAARDIYKRSLYGAWLALKFGTITVGTSTTVGVGLGIIAAYYGDVTDNVIMRTMDVLLAFPPLLLALALVAIFPRDLGLWRAVVALVLVYTPRFARVVRGAALKVLEDEYVDATVALGATDPRVLVRHILPNTLAPITVQSTLNFGLAIIDLAALSFLGFGAQAGTPSWGLMLSRGVENGLLTGEWWLSFFPGLFLAITVLGFNLLGDGMRDALDPRMREAVD; via the coding sequence ATGAGTACGGACACCGAGACACGGGGCACGCTGGGACGCCTGCGGGCGTCCCCGTTCCTCGCGGACCTCCTGACGAACCGCCTCGCCGTCGTCGGGCTGACGATCATCCTCAGCATGGCCGCTGTTGCCATCTACGCCCGGGTGACCTACGACTTCGGCGCGCTTACCAGCTCACAGCTCGGTACTGAGATCGCTGACCGCGCACCGCCTGGCTGGCTCGGTCCCGCACCCGCGAACCAGCAACTGTTCGGTACGGACGCGGCGGCCCGTGACATCTACAAGCGGAGCCTGTACGGCGCGTGGCTGGCCCTGAAGTTCGGGACGATTACCGTCGGTACCTCGACCACCGTTGGTGTCGGCCTAGGAATCATTGCGGCGTACTACGGCGACGTGACCGACAACGTCATCATGCGGACGATGGACGTCCTACTGGCGTTCCCGCCGCTGTTGCTCGCGCTGGCACTGGTCGCCATCTTCCCGCGAGATCTGGGGCTCTGGCGGGCCGTGGTAGCGCTCGTGCTGGTGTACACGCCGCGGTTCGCCCGGGTCGTCCGCGGGGCCGCGCTCAAAGTGCTCGAAGACGAGTACGTCGACGCCACGGTCGCACTGGGCGCGACCGACCCTCGGGTACTCGTCCGGCACATCCTGCCAAATACGCTCGCGCCGATTACCGTCCAGTCGACGCTGAATTTCGGGCTCGCCATCATCGACCTCGCTGCGCTGTCCTTCCTCGGGTTCGGCGCGCAGGCCGGGACACCCTCGTGGGGGCTGATGCTGTCCCGCGGCGTCGAAAACGGCCTCCTGACCGGCGAGTGGTGGCTTTCGTTCTTCCCGGGACTGTTCCTCGCGATCACCGTCCTCGGGTTCAACCTGCTCGGCGATGGGATGCGTGACGCGCTCGATCCGCGGATGCGTGAAGCGGTCGACTGA
- a CDS encoding ABC transporter permease, with protein MNWTQFLFRLIEPVVPPRFVIKRLLLLIPVLFGVASVVFAILHLAPGDPAIIIAGQRASAEQLEQIRVELGLRRPLWEQYLSFLWDAARFDFGQSYSISRGNSVRSVISDRLPITLELAIYGQVAGILLGLPLGIISAVKQDSLTDHVTRIGALTGISVPIFWSGPLLILLFSTYLDVFPTSGRIKSTLFLPDTWTLLGRELPLTGMITVDTLLLGNTEAFLSAAHHLFLPAVVIGVYSTALISRMMRSSMLEVIRQDYIRTARAKGQGAKITLMKHGFRNALIPVVTVIGIQFGTLLGGAVLTETVFGINGMGLTIVTAIGVSDYPVVQGTVLTFALLFTLVNLFVDVTYSYLDPRIQQ; from the coding sequence ATGAACTGGACACAATTTCTTTTCAGGCTGATAGAGCCGGTTGTACCGCCACGGTTCGTCATCAAGCGGCTGCTGTTGCTCATCCCGGTGCTGTTTGGCGTGGCGTCGGTCGTCTTCGCGATTCTCCATCTGGCACCGGGTGACCCGGCGATCATCATCGCTGGCCAGCGAGCATCGGCCGAACAGCTCGAACAGATACGTGTCGAGCTGGGACTTCGGCGGCCGCTGTGGGAGCAGTACCTGAGCTTCCTGTGGGACGCGGCGCGGTTCGACTTCGGGCAGTCCTACAGCATTAGCCGCGGAAACAGCGTCCGCTCGGTCATCTCCGACCGACTTCCAATCACGCTCGAACTCGCAATTTACGGCCAAGTAGCCGGCATTCTACTCGGCCTCCCGCTCGGCATCATCTCCGCAGTCAAGCAGGACTCGCTGACGGACCATGTCACCCGAATCGGGGCGTTGACAGGCATTTCCGTTCCGATCTTCTGGTCCGGGCCGCTGCTCATCCTGCTGTTCTCGACGTACCTCGACGTGTTCCCGACCAGCGGCCGCATCAAGTCGACATTGTTCTTGCCCGACACTTGGACGCTGCTGGGTCGTGAGCTGCCACTCACTGGAATGATAACGGTCGATACGCTCTTGCTGGGGAACACTGAGGCGTTCCTCTCGGCAGCTCATCACCTGTTCCTGCCGGCAGTGGTCATCGGCGTCTACTCGACAGCGCTGATTTCCCGGATGATGCGCTCCTCGATGCTCGAGGTCATCCGGCAGGACTACATCCGGACTGCGCGAGCAAAGGGGCAAGGTGCGAAGATCACGCTGATGAAGCACGGCTTCCGGAACGCCCTGATTCCGGTCGTCACCGTTATCGGCATCCAGTTCGGGACGCTTCTCGGCGGGGCAGTCCTGACCGAAACCGTGTTCGGTATCAACGGGATGGGGCTGACCATTGTCACCGCCATCGGCGTCTCGGACTACCCAGTCGTGCAGGGGACGGTGCTCACCTTCGCCCTGCTGTTCACGCTCGTAAACCTCTTCGTTGACGTCACCTACAGCTACCTCGACCCACGGATTCAACAATGA
- a CDS encoding universal stress protein, translating to MKLLLGVGGSELSYQALTETLERVSETGDQLTVAIFENEDIDADIETIQQRIQEQIDDSGLEPALRRVEGTSPGSELVNIAESEGFDRIVLGGGGRSPLGKIQLGPIVEFVLLNAQTPVTLIR from the coding sequence ATGAAACTACTGCTCGGTGTCGGGGGCAGCGAACTGTCCTATCAGGCACTGACCGAAACACTCGAACGCGTCTCGGAAACAGGAGACCAGCTGACCGTCGCCATCTTCGAAAACGAAGACATCGACGCCGATATCGAGACGATCCAACAGCGGATACAGGAGCAGATCGACGACAGCGGGCTCGAGCCGGCACTTCGCCGCGTCGAGGGCACCTCTCCGGGCAGCGAGCTGGTGAACATCGCCGAAAGCGAGGGGTTCGATAGAATCGTTCTGGGCGGTGGCGGCCGTTCGCCGCTCGGGAAGATACAGCTCGGCCCCATTGTCGAGTTCGTCCTGCTGAACGCACAGACGCCGGTGACTCTCATCCGATGA
- a CDS encoding dihydroorotase, translating to MLIRNATLPDGDQRDVRVRGESIVEVGRDLDATDQHVIEATGKRLFPGMIDAHVHFRQPGYPHKETWESGSRAAAAGGVTTAVDQPNTDPPTVDGEAFDQKAEFADNSVVDWGINGGVTADWIPNVLLRRRLFALGEVFLADSTGDMGIEADLFADALEAAADNDVPVTVHAEDADYFNDDARARDDADAWSAFRTAKAEAEAVKRACELAQAHDTTIHVAHTSTPEGVDIASEAGMTTEVTPHHLLLSRRDLSELGTFGRMNPPLRREKRRQKLYERVVDGTVDMIATDHAPHTREEKDTGIWDAPSGVPGVETVLPLLLAEARGPDSGLTYERVRDLTARNPADVFDIPQKGAIEAGKDADLVLVDTTETSDIRGETLHSKCDWTPFEGREAVFPEWTMVRGTVVYERGDALEADDSTAQEDVFYDHQGQNVRGADSERLE from the coding sequence ATGCTCATCCGTAACGCGACGCTGCCGGACGGCGACCAACGCGACGTCCGGGTGCGTGGCGAATCTATCGTCGAGGTCGGCCGCGACCTCGACGCAACCGACCAGCACGTCATCGAAGCAACTGGCAAGCGTCTGTTCCCGGGAATGATTGACGCACATGTCCACTTCCGCCAGCCCGGTTACCCGCACAAGGAAACGTGGGAAAGCGGGTCCCGGGCCGCGGCGGCCGGCGGCGTCACAACTGCCGTCGACCAGCCCAACACCGATCCGCCGACCGTCGACGGCGAGGCGTTCGACCAGAAAGCGGAGTTCGCCGACAACTCAGTCGTCGACTGGGGTATCAACGGTGGCGTCACGGCTGACTGGATTCCGAACGTCCTCCTGCGTCGTCGCCTGTTCGCGCTCGGCGAGGTGTTCCTCGCGGACTCGACCGGCGACATGGGTATCGAGGCTGACCTGTTTGCCGATGCGCTGGAGGCCGCTGCTGACAACGATGTCCCGGTCACGGTCCACGCCGAGGACGCCGACTACTTCAACGACGACGCTCGTGCCCGCGACGACGCCGACGCTTGGAGTGCGTTCCGCACCGCAAAAGCCGAAGCAGAGGCCGTCAAGCGGGCCTGTGAGCTCGCTCAGGCTCACGATACGACGATACACGTCGCGCACACGTCCACGCCGGAAGGCGTCGATATCGCCAGCGAGGCCGGGATGACGACCGAGGTGACGCCACATCACCTGTTGCTCTCCCGGCGCGATCTCTCCGAGCTCGGGACGTTCGGGCGGATGAACCCGCCCCTGCGCCGCGAAAAGCGCCGCCAGAAGCTCTACGAGCGTGTCGTCGACGGCACCGTCGACATGATCGCGACGGACCACGCGCCTCACACCCGTGAGGAGAAAGACACCGGCATCTGGGACGCGCCGTCGGGCGTTCCCGGCGTCGAAACCGTCTTGCCGCTCCTACTGGCGGAAGCACGCGGCCCGGACAGCGGGCTCACCTACGAGCGCGTTCGGGACCTCACCGCACGCAACCCTGCGGACGTGTTCGACATCCCACAGAAGGGGGCCATCGAAGCCGGCAAGGACGCTGATCTCGTGCTCGTCGACACGACCGAGACGAGCGACATCCGCGGTGAGACACTCCACTCGAAATGTGACTGGACACCGTTCGAGGGACGTGAGGCGGTGTTCCCCGAGTGGACGATGGTTCGGGGGACAGTTGTCTACGAGCGCGGCGATGCACTGGAAGCTGACGACAGCACTGCTCAAGAGGACGTGTTCTACGACCATCAGGGCCAGAACGTCCGTGGCGCGGACAGCGAACGGTTAGAATAG
- a CDS encoding cysteine hydrolase family protein, translating into MELDPAQTALVVVDMQNGFCHPDGSLYAPDSEAAIEPCTKLVDRAREAGASVVFTRDVHPPDQFEDTHYYDEFDRWGEHVVEGSWETELVDDLDPRDEELVVVKHTYDAFYQTELEGWLDAHGIRDLAICGTLANVCVLHTASSAGLRDYRPILVEDAVGYIEDDHREYALEHADWLFGELTGRDELSFA; encoded by the coding sequence ATGGAACTTGACCCAGCACAGACTGCCCTTGTCGTCGTCGATATGCAGAACGGTTTCTGTCATCCCGATGGAAGCCTCTATGCACCGGACAGCGAAGCGGCTATCGAGCCTTGCACAAAATTGGTCGACCGTGCCCGCGAGGCCGGCGCAAGCGTCGTGTTTACCCGCGATGTGCATCCGCCCGACCAGTTCGAGGACACCCACTACTACGACGAGTTCGACCGGTGGGGCGAACACGTCGTCGAAGGTTCTTGGGAGACCGAACTCGTCGACGACCTCGACCCGCGAGACGAGGAGTTGGTCGTCGTCAAGCACACCTACGACGCGTTCTACCAAACGGAACTGGAGGGGTGGCTCGATGCCCACGGCATCAGGGATCTGGCTATCTGTGGTACGCTCGCGAACGTCTGCGTCCTCCACACTGCCTCTAGCGCCGGCCTGCGGGACTACCGCCCGATCCTCGTCGAGGACGCCGTCGGCTACATCGAGGACGACCACCGCGAGTACGCACTGGAACACGCCGACTGGCTGTTCGGCGAACTGACCGGCCGTGACGAACTCTCCTTCGCCTGA
- a CDS encoding ABC transporter ATP-binding protein has translation MRDLLTLSDLRTQFETDRGTVKAVDGIDLTVREGETVGLVGESGSGKSVTALSAMDIVDEPGHIAGGEIRFGALETVRRLARQYPKAVRTADSDSGFITIDAATVDRSRLPASVDTTADDLSLATQFIQQAPKKALPESGDAPVTITDGYVDLTAAPERVMRDIRGGDMGMIFQDPMTSLNPAITVGEQVAESLRLHRYGNKRNDSWFNAVREITPSISRGGEMNEEIRSDVISLLEEVGIPEPADRVNEYPHEFSGGMRQRVLIAIALACRPKLLVADEPTTALDVTIQAQILDLIDDLQADLGMSVLFITHDLGVVAETCDRVAVMYAGEIVEEGPVEEIFQNPSHPYTYTLLESIPGEGTERLTPIEGNVPSLIDMPSGCHFADRCPWAEPECREGDIPYLQHGPDDVTHRSKCILESFDTDEYGSGDDGVAATETTRTDRQLMEVDGLKKHFSRADDLLDKYIGREPESVKAVDGVSMDIYEGETLGLVGESGCGKSTTGRTILRLLEPTDGTVVFAGQDLAELDKGGLREVRRDLQMIFQDPMSSLDPRMTVGQTIMEPLKIHDLPEDTGDGSRREQRVERVADLMEAVGLDPDQYDRYPHELSGGQRQRVGIARALAVDPDFIVCDEPVSALDVSVQAQIINLLEDLQHEFGLTYLFIAHDLSVVRHICDRVAVMYLGEVVEVADTPDLFADPKHPYTRALMSAIPEPDPTVEADRILLKGDVPSPIDPPSGCHFRTRCPEVIPPDIDIEQETYREVMDYRQRVEDAAISIDAVREEAEKADSTTAATDGGADLTEASSGRGQVPMAAFKQTMFGRFFETSLTGENRRVVETSIEHLADEDWDAAASVLRDRFESVCETQHPELQPDSHPAACHLYDQNDGGSS, from the coding sequence ATGCGCGACCTCTTAACATTATCTGACCTCCGAACCCAGTTCGAGACGGACCGCGGAACCGTCAAAGCCGTCGACGGTATCGACCTCACTGTCAGGGAGGGCGAAACCGTCGGTCTGGTCGGCGAGTCAGGATCAGGAAAATCCGTCACAGCGTTATCGGCAATGGATATCGTCGACGAGCCCGGACACATCGCCGGTGGGGAGATCCGGTTCGGCGCACTTGAGACAGTCAGACGGCTGGCTCGGCAGTATCCGAAGGCAGTACGGACGGCCGACAGCGACAGCGGTTTCATCACTATCGACGCGGCGACGGTCGACCGGAGCCGTCTTCCCGCATCAGTTGACACGACGGCTGACGACCTGTCGCTGGCCACGCAGTTCATTCAACAAGCCCCGAAGAAGGCTCTCCCAGAGAGCGGCGACGCGCCCGTCACGATTACCGACGGCTACGTCGACCTGACGGCAGCCCCGGAACGAGTGATGCGGGACATCCGCGGCGGCGACATGGGGATGATCTTTCAGGACCCGATGACATCGCTGAACCCCGCAATAACGGTGGGCGAGCAGGTCGCGGAGAGCCTGCGGCTCCACCGGTACGGGAACAAGCGGAACGACTCGTGGTTCAACGCCGTCCGGGAGATCACGCCCTCGATCAGCCGGGGCGGTGAGATGAACGAGGAGATCCGGTCGGACGTTATCTCGCTACTGGAAGAGGTCGGTATCCCGGAGCCGGCCGACCGCGTCAACGAGTACCCTCACGAGTTCTCCGGCGGGATGCGCCAGCGCGTCCTCATCGCCATCGCGCTTGCGTGCCGGCCAAAGCTGCTCGTCGCTGACGAGCCGACGACGGCACTCGACGTGACCATTCAGGCACAGATTCTGGATCTCATCGACGACCTCCAAGCGGACCTCGGGATGTCGGTGCTGTTCATCACGCACGACCTCGGTGTTGTCGCGGAGACCTGCGACCGCGTCGCCGTGATGTACGCCGGCGAAATCGTCGAGGAGGGACCGGTCGAGGAGATATTCCAGAATCCGTCCCATCCGTACACGTACACGCTGCTTGAATCGATACCGGGCGAGGGGACGGAACGGTTGACTCCCATCGAAGGAAACGTCCCCAGTCTCATCGACATGCCCAGCGGATGCCACTTCGCAGACCGCTGTCCGTGGGCCGAGCCAGAGTGTCGCGAGGGCGACATTCCGTATCTCCAGCACGGCCCGGACGACGTCACCCATCGCTCGAAGTGTATTCTCGAATCGTTCGATACTGATGAATACGGCAGCGGTGACGACGGCGTTGCCGCGACGGAGACAACACGAACGGACAGACAGCTCATGGAAGTCGACGGGCTGAAAAAACACTTCTCACGGGCCGACGACCTGTTGGACAAGTACATCGGCCGCGAACCGGAGTCAGTCAAGGCTGTCGACGGCGTCTCGATGGACATCTACGAGGGCGAGACGCTGGGACTCGTCGGCGAGTCCGGCTGTGGGAAATCGACGACCGGTCGGACAATCCTCAGACTGCTAGAGCCGACAGATGGGACGGTAGTTTTCGCCGGACAAGACCTCGCAGAGCTTGATAAAGGTGGCCTGCGGGAAGTCCGGCGAGACCTACAGATGATCTTCCAAGACCCGATGTCAAGCCTCGACCCGCGGATGACCGTCGGGCAGACGATCATGGAGCCGCTGAAGATCCACGACCTCCCGGAAGACACCGGCGACGGCTCCCGCCGCGAGCAACGTGTCGAGCGAGTGGCCGACCTCATGGAGGCGGTGGGGCTCGACCCAGACCAGTACGACCGCTACCCGCACGAACTCTCGGGTGGACAGCGCCAGCGAGTCGGCATCGCTCGCGCGCTCGCCGTCGACCCCGATTTCATCGTCTGTGACGAACCCGTTTCGGCGCTGGACGTGAGCGTGCAGGCGCAGATAATCAATCTCCTAGAAGACCTCCAGCATGAGTTCGGCCTGACGTATCTGTTCATCGCCCACGACCTCTCCGTGGTGCGCCACATCTGTGACCGCGTCGCGGTGATGTACCTCGGGGAAGTCGTCGAAGTCGCCGACACGCCGGACCTGTTCGCGGACCCGAAACATCCCTACACGCGGGCGCTCATGTCAGCAATCCCGGAACCGGATCCGACCGTGGAGGCCGACCGGATACTGCTGAAAGGCGACGTCCCGTCGCCGATTGACCCGCCGTCGGGCTGTCACTTCCGGACTCGCTGTCCCGAAGTCATCCCACCGGATATCGATATCGAACAGGAGACGTACCGTGAGGTGATGGACTACCGGCAACGCGTTGAAGATGCGGCCATCTCCATCGATGCAGTGCGAGAGGAAGCCGAAAAAGCCGACAGCACCACAGCGGCGACGGACGGTGGCGCGGACCTCACCGAGGCATCGAGCGGTAGGGGACAGGTGCCGATGGCAGCGTTCAAACAGACGATGTTCGGCCGGTTCTTCGAAACGAGCCTGACCGGAGAGAATCGACGTGTCGTCGAAACGTCGATCGAGCATCTCGCGGACGAGGACTGGGACGCTGCCGCATCGGTACTGCGGGACCGATTCGAGAGCGTCTGTGAGACACAACATCCCGAACTGCAGCCGGACTCCCACCCAGCAGCATGCCACCTTTACGACCAGAATGACGGAGGCAGTAGCTGA
- a CDS encoding GNAT family N-acetyltransferase, with product MTRTYPDEPAEEFPQPPRTITDREDRSIDVIPADDADTESLVEMYLDFDPADRAQGIPPVKEEAIREWLETILDGDCVNVVAKHDDAVAGHATLVPDNEDEHELAIFVLQAYQGAGIGTALVETLLGYGQTEGIDHVWLTVERWNDPAISLYEKVGFEISSAESFEIEMAIRL from the coding sequence ATGACTCGCACGTATCCAGACGAACCCGCTGAAGAGTTCCCACAGCCACCGCGGACGATCACCGACCGTGAGGACCGATCTATCGACGTCATCCCTGCCGACGACGCCGACACGGAGAGCCTCGTCGAGATGTATCTCGACTTCGATCCCGCCGACCGGGCGCAGGGCATCCCACCGGTCAAAGAGGAAGCCATCCGCGAATGGCTCGAAACGATTCTCGACGGCGACTGTGTCAACGTCGTCGCCAAACACGACGACGCTGTCGCCGGCCACGCCACATTGGTCCCGGACAACGAGGACGAGCACGAACTCGCAATCTTCGTGTTACAGGCGTATCAGGGCGCTGGTATCGGGACGGCACTGGTCGAGACGTTGCTCGGCTATGGCCAGACCGAAGGCATCGACCACGTCTGGCTCACCGTCGAGCGGTGGAACGACCCGGCGATATCGCTGTATGAGAAGGTCGGGTTCGAGATCAGTAGTGCCGAGAGCTTCGAGATAGAGATGGCGATCCGCCTTTAA
- a CDS encoding ABC transporter substrate-binding protein yields MSSGDSLDRRSFLTAAGSAAAAATLAGCSGDGGDGGGTEGEDGGDGTGSDGGDGGDGGSDQTLVYARGDHPENYDPQQSTSGEVAKVTNQVFDTLIQFAPGSGGQLEDALATDYTLEGSTATLTLRQGVTFHNGEEFTASDFKATWQRFTQSDYEYYLGDDTRSGYGPFTLGDWIESVDASQDYELTIELTQQYAPFLRNLAMFASAVLSKAQIEAMGDNQADLGNEPAGTGAFQFDTLDNPNERIRLTANNDYWGDGPNVGTVIFKTITENSTRVQDVINGASHITDNLDSSGFQRAEESETATLLRKDGINHGYMAMNMARFEPFRDQQVRQAIAHAVNTEAIVNQIYQGFATQASQPLPPDVLGHNDDLDPYPTDKEQAQSMLEEAGYGDGFEFELATFSNPRGYNPSPVNTANQVKSDLEEIGLTVNINQFSNFGPYLDYTSAGKHDACFLGWYTDNADPDNFLYVLLDPQVEMDAVPDGQDWVSFDADGYNTLNVSGWANTDYMELVREAQKTYAEGDRKTMYEEASQIAYDESPWVFLDYAETLRAVNEAVAEDTYTISSVGGPYLNTVELQ; encoded by the coding sequence ATGTCATCCGGTGATTCTCTGGACAGACGGAGCTTCCTTACCGCGGCCGGCAGTGCCGCGGCAGCCGCAACGCTCGCAGGTTGTTCCGGCGACGGCGGCGATGGTGGCGGAACCGAAGGTGAAGACGGTGGCGACGGCACTGGTAGCGACGGGGGCGACGGTGGGGACGGCGGAAGCGACCAGACGCTCGTGTACGCCCGCGGGGACCACCCCGAGAACTACGACCCACAGCAGTCGACCAGCGGTGAGGTCGCAAAAGTCACCAATCAGGTGTTCGACACCCTCATCCAGTTCGCACCCGGGAGCGGCGGCCAACTGGAAGACGCACTCGCGACCGACTACACTCTCGAGGGAAGCACCGCGACGCTAACACTCCGACAAGGCGTAACCTTCCACAACGGCGAAGAGTTCACTGCATCGGACTTCAAAGCGACGTGGCAGCGGTTCACCCAGAGCGACTACGAGTACTACCTCGGCGACGATACCCGGTCGGGGTACGGCCCGTTCACGCTGGGTGACTGGATCGAAAGCGTCGACGCGAGCCAAGACTACGAGCTGACGATTGAGCTCACACAGCAGTACGCGCCGTTCCTGCGGAACCTCGCGATGTTCGCCTCGGCGGTCCTCTCGAAAGCCCAGATCGAAGCGATGGGCGACAACCAGGCCGACCTCGGAAACGAACCCGCAGGTACCGGAGCCTTCCAGTTCGACACGCTCGACAACCCGAACGAGCGCATCCGACTGACGGCCAACAACGACTACTGGGGTGACGGCCCGAACGTCGGGACGGTCATCTTCAAGACCATCACCGAAAACAGCACGCGAGTACAGGACGTCATCAACGGGGCCTCACACATCACGGATAACCTCGACTCCTCCGGGTTCCAGCGCGCCGAGGAAAGCGAGACGGCGACGCTGTTGCGGAAGGACGGCATCAACCACGGCTACATGGCGATGAACATGGCCCGGTTCGAGCCGTTCCGGGACCAACAGGTCCGCCAGGCGATTGCTCATGCCGTCAACACCGAGGCCATCGTCAACCAGATCTACCAAGGCTTTGCAACGCAAGCGTCCCAGCCGCTCCCGCCGGACGTGCTCGGGCACAACGACGACCTCGATCCGTATCCGACCGATAAGGAGCAGGCACAGTCGATGCTCGAAGAGGCGGGCTACGGCGACGGCTTCGAGTTCGAACTCGCCACGTTCTCGAACCCCCGCGGATACAACCCCAGCCCGGTCAACACGGCAAATCAGGTGAAGTCGGATCTGGAGGAGATCGGTCTGACGGTCAACATCAACCAGTTCTCCAACTTCGGGCCGTATCTGGACTATACGTCGGCAGGGAAACACGATGCCTGTTTCCTCGGCTGGTACACCGACAACGCCGACCCGGACAACTTCCTGTACGTCCTGCTTGACCCGCAAGTGGAGATGGACGCCGTGCCCGACGGACAGGACTGGGTCAGCTTCGACGCCGACGGATACAACACCCTCAACGTGTCCGGCTGGGCCAACACCGACTACATGGAACTCGTCCGGGAAGCCCAGAAGACCTACGCGGAGGGCGACCGCAAGACGATGTACGAGGAGGCCAGCCAGATAGCCTACGACGAGTCCCCATGGGTGTTCCTCGACTACGCCGAGACGCTCCGGGCGGTCAACGAGGCCGTTGCAGAGGACACCTACACGATCAGCTCCGTCGGTGGCCCGTATCTTAACACAGTCGAGCTACAGTAG